From Rutidosis leptorrhynchoides isolate AG116_Rl617_1_P2 unplaced genomic scaffold, CSIRO_AGI_Rlap_v1 contig444, whole genome shotgun sequence, the proteins below share one genomic window:
- the LOC139883752 gene encoding vacuolar-processing enzyme-like, producing MGYENYRHQADVCHAYQILKAGGLEDENIIVFMYDDIANNTANPRPGVIINKPDGSDVYAGVPKDYTGENCTAENFYAVILANKTGLTGGSGKVLNTTPDDHIFIYYTDHGGPGIIAMPVGDLIYADDLIKVLTAKHAAGTYNRLVFYVEACESGSMFEGLLPKDINVYGLTASNATEPSWGYYCPDQGNTTSPPPEYDTCLGDLFSIAWMEDSDVRDATKETLQQQFKTVHRRTLNSSATGPDVEFSSHVTQYGGVNITTDFMNTYIGLNPLTVNRTSVDNGGYTPSYAVSQYDANLLHFMQKYKSATDSKVRTKTYQKLMGEVDSRNKVDNAMSFIGRELFGKEKGSHVLNTIRTPGRPLVDDWDCLRTFVKTYENYCGSLTSYGRIYMRAMANMCNAGIKADQMAIASAKACDVKS from the exons ATGGGATATGAAAATTACAGACATCAG GCTGATGTATGTCACGCATATCAAATTCTAAAAGCTGGAGGACTAGAAGATGAGAATATCATTGTATTTATGTACGATGATATTGCAAACAATACAGCAAATCCAAGACCTGGTGTCATCATCAACAAACCGGATGGATCTGATGTTTACGCTGGAGTCCCTAAG GATTATACAGGAGAAAATTGTACAGCCGAGAATTTTTATGCGGTGATTCTTGCAAACAAAACTGGTCTAACTGGTGGAAGTGGCAAGGTTTTAAATACAACTCCAGACGACCATATCTTCATCTATTACACTGATCATGGCGGTCCGGGAATTATTG CTATGCCTGTTGGTGACTTGATCTATGCTGATGATCTTATAAAAGTCTTGACGGCAAAACATGCTGCTGGAACTTATAATCGTCTG GTATTTTATGTGGAAGCTTGTGAGTCAGGGAGTATGTTTGAAGGGTTATTGCCAAAGGATATTAACGTATATGGATTGACTGCTTCCAATGCTACTGAGCCCAGTTGGGGATACTATTGCCCCGATCAAGGCAACACAACATCTCCTCCCCCAGAATATGATACTTGTTTAGGAGATTTATTCAGCATTGCTTGGATGGAAGACAG TGATGTACGTGATGCGACTAAGGAAACGTTGCAGCAGCAATTTAAAACGGTTCATAGAAGAACACTGAATTCATCAGCTACAGGCCCTGACGTCGAGTTTTCTTCTCACGTTACGCAATATGGAGGTGTCAATATAACCACTGATTTCATGAACACTTACATTGGCCTCAACCCACTAACCGTCAACAGAACCTCCGTCGATAATGGTGGTTACACGCCTTCATACGCCGTTAGCCAATACGATGCAAATCTCCTCCATTTTATGCAGAAG taTAAATCTGCGACTGATAGTAAAGTTAGAACAAAAACTTATCAGAAGCTGATGGGTGAAGTAGATTCGAGGAACAAAGTGGACAACGCCATGAGTTTTATTGGAAGAGAGTTATTTGGGAAAGAAAAAGGATCACATGTGCTGAACACTATTAGGACTCCTGGTCGACCTCTCGTCGATGACTGGGATTGTCTTAGGACCTTT GTGAAAACTTATGAGAATTATTGTGGATCTTTAACAAGCTATGGAAGGATATATATGAGAGCAATGGCAAATATGTGCAATGCAGGAATAAAAGCTGACCAAATGGCAATTGCTTCAGCTAAAGCTTGTGATGTAAAATCCTAA